One Thermodesulfovibrionales bacterium DNA window includes the following coding sequences:
- a CDS encoding metalloregulator ArsR/SmtB family transcription factor, which produces MKKDKTLFELQSDVCKTLASPKRIEILNALKEGEKTVSELVEILGVPKANVSQHLAVMRYKGILKSRREGINIYYSVANPKVIEACSLMKDVLMETMKEKGDLAEAASKS; this is translated from the coding sequence ATGAAGAAAGATAAGACATTATTCGAACTCCAGTCAGACGTCTGTAAGACCCTTGCAAGTCCGAAGAGGATCGAGATCCTGAACGCGTTGAAGGAAGGCGAAAAGACGGTGAGCGAGCTTGTCGAAATCTTAGGCGTCCCCAAGGCCAACGTGTCACAGCATCTCGCTGTCATGAGATACAAGGGGATCCTGAAATCGAGAAGAGAGGGCATCAATATCTACTATAGCGTCGCGAACCCGAAGGTTATAGAGGCCTGTTCCCTCATGAAGGATGTCCTCATGGAGACCATGAAGGAAAAAGGCGATCTCGCCGAGGCCGCTTCAAAATCCTAA